A part of Solea solea chromosome 8, fSolSol10.1, whole genome shotgun sequence genomic DNA contains:
- the LOC131463672 gene encoding C-C motif chemokine 20-like produces MTSSGITALLLLTVLLCADFTAAEVVVDCCLKTTDKFFPLILIDSYTLQEAGQGCDISATVFITKLEKTVCIVHPEEEKKKTKWVKSHIKYLEKKKEEMN; encoded by the exons atgACGTCCTCTGGAATCACAGCTCTGCTCCTGCTGACTGTCCTGCTGTGTGCTGACTTCacagcag CTGAGGTTGTGGTCGACTGTTGCCTCAAAACCACGGACAAGTTCTTCCCTCTGATTCTGATTGACAGCTACACACTGCAGGAGGCGGGACAAGGCTGTGACATAAGCGCCACTGT CTTCATCACAAAGTTGGAGAAAACCGTGTGCATCGTTCAtcctgaagaagaaaagaagaaaacaaagtgggTGAAATCTCACATCAAGTatctggagaagaagaaagaggagatgaACTGA
- the LOC131463671 gene encoding C-C motif chemokine 19-like gives MSVCGNMKVFICCCIIFIMSCCTLSWAQVPVDCCLSVKNKTIPGHMIVSHRRQFSGQGCAIDATILVTRRGRNLCVPAHEPWVKQLIARVDQRNSCTKHGVSERRRCKQRINNSVKELL, from the exons atgagtgtgtgtgggaacaTGAAAGtcttcatctgctgctgcatcatcttcatcatgagCTGCTGCACAC tgtcgtGGGCTCAGGTTCCCGTCGACTGTTGCCTCAGCGTCAAGAACAAAACTATTCCCGGTCACATGATCGTGAGTCATCGTCGTCAGTTCAGTGGGCAGGGCTGCGCCATCGACGCCACCAT tcTGGTGACGAGACGCGGCAGGAACCTGTGTGTCCCCGCCCACGAACCCTGGGTCAAACAGCTGATCGCACGCGTGGATCAACGCAACTCATGCACG aaacacggtgtgtcagagagaagaagaTGTAAACAAAGAATAAACAACAGCGTCAAAGAGCTTCTGTGA